Proteins encoded by one window of Anopheles maculipalpis chromosome 2RL, idAnoMacuDA_375_x, whole genome shotgun sequence:
- the LOC126556454 gene encoding defensin, whose amino-acid sequence MKCVTIICALVVVLAAVLDNSVQAVPEEQIAALNTLLDELPEETHQAAVENYRAKRATCDLASGFGVGSSLCAAHCIARRYRGGYCNSKAVCVCRN is encoded by the exons ATGAAGTGTGTAACGATCATCTGTGCGCTTGTCGTTGTCCTGGCGGCCGTGCTGGACAACAGCGTCCAGGCAGTTCCCGAGGAGCAGATCGCCGCTTTGAACACGCTCC TGGACGAATTGCCGGAAGAGACGCATCAAGCCGCCGTGGAGAACTATCGCGCCAAGCGAGCTACTTGCGATCTGGCCAGTGGATTCGGTGTTGGCAGCAGCCTTTGTGCCGCTCATTGCATTGCCCGGCGCTATCGGGGTGGATATTGCAACAGTAAGGCGGTGTGCGTTTGCCGCAACTAA
- the LOC126567456 gene encoding proline-rich protein 36-like, with protein MRKKFVQTLAAQQFPTELPSHIRTHDMELGKEQPRTPHQQQRTLGNGLDQVIEIMDDDQEVELMMERHRKYHPRKYVNLQQPTSKVYYDKIDTSTSSPAQDKDDQEMEEDDDRLVVIDFAREDRQTKETNNNSVATPNENYTLLDSNGEPSGPTSFPSGANGTLSANDQHTASGFNWHVPQNVSQEASKQAETRQSLLPLQDHRQTAPTPQPQPPGLIAPGGIPPGGITMGGSAGGDARKSAFSTPHDKRQHDAALMPPPALIPPMAGPVGNMAIAPRPPFFPAAYVPPYHFPPFSPNTPDPSAFLTLEEWYRAGFPAPHLLSAAQLQFYYHCLLSKMVLPVPPHGYNPHDTHFRDYSALAMTPGGNGPAFYPPPQYGFVTPAPDVAIGMAAVTPTPVAAVPTVTNAAATAEQQQPLSNAAHPPIGFSHFNGCNGPTAGAGLLSTPVSSASTEVTPQSQAQQPSSYNDSCGPSATLHYTNLQSEITRPSVISHAAAPSRGSPSNVYTESSISQTSSNTSASMSSSAKNAPSRVPSPPFAMPPRADTPSPNKRPSQFKSTMPSPSCVPSAQSSMTPPSALYSSRQRRFSVDIPTLIPLSTKNANVPDDRPSESSSNETTKKATRRRRNSTASKPIIVEDVEPPAPKRRGRRASVCAANTTPPTPVPANPINGNRNIGGLLQQMRLEMMSFLQQRRSDIISTMRIFMIGRIDFGGFLVEMKRHTVTYRDFMHVAFTLMRRCGYSGFAMEPPAELDYRWKNPPQEFADYFAKNEHCSKQFVADNFDFLLLIVDNLLQQYFEPMEYFLLTYVLGYREK; from the exons ATGCGTAAGAAATTTGTCCAAACGCTGGCAGCCCAGCAGTTTCCAACAGAGCTTCCCAGCCATATTCGAACGCACGACATGGAGTTGGGAAAGGAGCAACCGCGCACACCGCACCAGCAACAACGTACGCTGGGAAACGGATTAGACCAGGTGATTGAAATCATGGATGACGATCAGGAGGTGGAGCTGATGATGGAACGCCACAGGAAGTATCATCCTCGCAAGTATGTAAACCTGCAGCAACCGACCTCGAAGGTTTACTATGACAAGATCGACACATCGACTTCTTCACCCGCACAAGACAAAGACGATCAAGAGATGGAGGAAGATGACGACAGGCTGGTGGTGATCGATTTTGCAAGAGAAGATAGGCAAACGaaggaaacaaataacaacagTGTCGCTACACCGAATGAAAACTACACTTTGTTGGATAGTAATGGTGAACCGTCGGGGCCAACCAGCTTTCCTTCCGGTGCGAATGGTACGCTTTCGGCAAACGACCAACATACGGCATCCGGATTTAATTGGCATGTGCCGCAGAACGTAAGCCAAGAGGCTTCCAAGCAAGCGGAAACGCGGCAAAGCCTTCT TCCGCTGCAGGATCACCGACAAACTGCTCCTACACCACAGCCACAACCACCAGGATTAATCGCTCCCGGTGGGATACCACCCGGGGGGATCACTATGGGTGGTTCTGCCGGTGGTGACGCTAG AAAATCAGCATTCTCTACACCACACGATAAAAGACAGCATGATGCAGCTCTGATGCCGCCACCGGCACTCATACCACCGATGGCAGGCCCGGTTGGTAACATGGCTATAGCACCACGCCCTCCCTTCTTCCCCGCAGCGTACGTGCCACCGTACCACTTTCCACCATTCAGTCCCAACACGCCTGATCCTAGCGCCTTTCTCACGCTGGAAGAATGGTACCGGGCCGGCTTTCCTGCACCACATCTACTGTCGGCAGCGCAGCTACAGTTTTACTATCACTGTCTCCTCAGCAAGATGGTACTGCCGGTGCCGCCACACGGGTACAATCCGCACGACACCCACTTTCGGGACTATTCGGCACTGGCGATGACACCGGGCGGCAATGGCCCGGCTTTTTATCCACCACCACAGTACGGATTCGTCACACCCGCTCCTGATGTTGCGATTGGAATGGCTGCAGTTACTCCTACCCCTGTTGCTGCGGTTCCCACCGTCACCAACGCTGCTGCTACAgctgaacagcagcagcctctTAGCAATGCAGCTCATCCACCGATCGGGTTTTCACACTTTAATGGTTGTAACGGACCGACAGCAGGTGCTGG ATTACTATCCACACCTGTATCATCTGCATCTACTGAAGTAACCCCACAATCACAGGCACAGCAACCCAGTTCATATAATGATTCGTGCGGCCCATCAGCGACATTACACTACACGAACCTACAATCGGAAATAACACGCCCCAGTGTGATAAGCCATGCAGCCGCACCATCTAGAGGGTCTCCATCGAACGTGTACACGGAGTCGTCCATATCACAGACATCGTCGAATA CTTCAGCTAGCATGTCGTCTTCAGCCAAAAATGCACCGTCCCGTGTGCCATCACCGCCATTTGCTATGCCGCCACGGGCGGATACACCGTCACCGAACAAGCGTCCATCTCAATTTAAGTCAACTATGCCATCTCCCTCGTGCGTACCTTCGGCACAGTCCAGCATGACACCACCGTCCGCACTGTACTCGTCTCGCCAGCGTCGCTTTTCGGTGGACATACCTACGTTAATACCGTTATCcacaaaaaacgcaaacgtCCCTGACGATCGTCCGTCAGAGTCGAGCTCAAATGAGACTACCAAAAAGGCTACCAGGCGAAGAAGAAATTCCACCGCAAGCAAACCCATCATCGTCGAGGATGTTGAACCGCCTGCCCCGAAACGTCGTGGCCGTCGTGCGTCAGTATGTGCTGCGAACACCACTCCACCGACACCCGTGCCCGCCAATCCGATCAACGGCAATCGCAACATTGGCGGACTGTTGCAGCAAATGCGCCTGGAAATGATGAGCTTCCTGCAGCAGCGCCGTTCCGACATCATCAGCACGATGCGCATCTTCATGATCGGACGGATCGACTTCGGCGGCTTTCTGGTGGAGATGAAGCGGCACACCGTCACCTACCGGGACTTTATGCATGTCGCCTTCACGCTGATGCGCCGCTGCGGGTACAGCGGGTTCGCGATGGAACCGCCGGCCGAGCTGGACTATCGGTGGAAGAACCCACCGCAGGAGTTTGCCGACTATTTCGCAAAGAACGAGCACTGCAGCAAACAGTTTGTGGCGGACAACTTTGACTTTTTGCTGCTGATTGTGGACAATCTGTTGCAGCAGTACTTCGAACCGATGGAGTACTTCTTGCTGACGTACGTGTTGGGGTATCGGGAAAAGTAA
- the LOC126556061 gene encoding SH3 domain-binding protein 5 homolog isoform X2, which translates to MSATLSDPYLVIELENLNTATDDINKLEIELEEANSTFRILMNESTRRLKLSSKKLGSCIEKARPYYEALEKAKVAQLECQAATLKYQRANEIHAAAKETVALAEQRFMSNSHEWQFDNAWQEMLNHATIKVMDAEKQKAESGAEHQKKAKVFEEAEKKVQQLEERYRRSIQKSRPYFDEKQLCQEQLEAQKGRIQQLEQQIQAAKSAYSTALRNLEKISEEIHEQRGDLSQAAPSGPREPGVGAELANILPTTASKASCKERFPYSSTMPDISSELDKCEIRSVGSASVATSSAVSEKDPSEEDDYSGMTLHEDEPVVTDDDLHLELLRQKVRTLAVRPVEGGDGQQQEQDVWEHELNATVDKLDHLMMLRECSRSSTLSGSGVTGGGSTVGENGATFCSLPTTPKHQQAHLHPHHQKHYHQLHPQQPSIGRGVSLSPVDSPSHDQHTIKMFKKLDPLPLANVSMYALPTYLNAATNGGTGGSSLLTPISATSPGDTMMCREPTEPGLSTKHKRKMSM; encoded by the exons ATGTCGGCGACGCTTAGTGATCCGTATTTGGTG ATCGAACTGGAGAATCTCAACACGGCAACGGACGATATTAACAAGCTCGAGATTGAACTGGAG GAAGCCAACTCGACGTTTCGGATACTGATGAACGAATCGACCCGCCGGTTGAAGCTGTCTTCGAAAAAGCTCGGCAGCTGCATCGAGAAAGCCCGCCCGTACTATGAGGCGCTCGAGAAGGCAAAGGTAGCCCAGCTGGAATGTCAGGCGGCGACGCTAAAGTATCAGCGAGCGAACGAGATCCATGCGGCCGCCAAGGAGACGGTTGCGTTGGCAGAACAGCGCTTCATGAGCAACTCGCACGAGTGGCAGTTTGATAATGCCTGGCAGGAAATGTTAAACCACGCTACGATTAAG GTTATGGATGCAGAGAAACAAAAGGCTGAAAGTGGTGCAGAACATCAGAAGAAGGCGAAGGTGTTTGAGGAGGCAGAAAAGAAA GTACAACAACTAGAGGAACGCTATCGAAGAAGCATACAAAAGTCGCGCCCATACTTCGACGAGAAGCAACTCTGCCAGGAACAGCTGGAAGCGCAAAAGGGTCGCATACAGCAGCTCGAACAGCAGATCCAGGCGGCCAAGAGCGCGTACAGTACAGCGCTTCGTAATCTGGAAAAGATAAGCGAAGAAATCCACGAACAGCGTGGTGATCTGAGCCAGGCCGCACCATCCGGCCCCCGAGAACCGGGTGTTGGTGCCGAGCTCGCCAACATTCTTCCCACCACAGCGAGCAAAGCGTCGTGCAAGGAACGTTTCCCGTACAGCAGCACCATGCCGGACATATCGAGCGAGCTGGACAAGTGTGAGATCCGGTCGGTGGGTAGTGCGTCGGTTGCTACCAGCTCGGCGGTAAGTGAAAAGGATCCTTCGGAGGAGGACGATTACTCGGGCATGACGCTGCACGAGGATGAACCGGTAGTGACCGATGACGATCTGCATCTGGAGCTGTTGCGACAGAAGGTACGCACGTTGGCCGTGCGACCGGTAGAGGGCGGTGATGgtcagcagcaggagcaggacGTGTGGGAACACGAGCTAAATGCCACGGTCGATAAGCTGGACCATCTGATGATGTTGCGTGAGTGTTCGCGCAGCAGCACACTGAGCGGATCGGGTGTCACCGGTGGTGGTTCGACTGTTGGTGAGAATGGTGCAACGTTCTGTAGCCTTCCCACTACGCCGAAACACCAGCAGGCGCACCTTCATCCGCACCATCAGAAACATTACCATCAGCTTCACCCGCAACAACCGTCAATTGGTCGTGGTGTGTCCCTTTCACCGGTGGATTCACCATCGCACGATCAGCACACgatcaaaatgttcaaaaagcTCGATCCCCTACCGTTGGCCAACGTTTCGATGTACGCACTTCCAACATATCTTAATGCGGCAACGAATGGTGGTACTGGGGGGAGTAGTTTGCTGACGCCTATTTCTGCCACCTCGCCGGGTGACACGATGATGTGCCGAGAGCCGACCGAACCAGGGCTGAGCACGAAGCATAAGCGAAAGATGTCCATGTAA
- the LOC126556061 gene encoding SH3 domain-binding protein 5 homolog isoform X1: MASSNKEMEETEDNTELDPRIQIELENLNTATDDINKLEIELEEANSTFRILMNESTRRLKLSSKKLGSCIEKARPYYEALEKAKVAQLECQAATLKYQRANEIHAAAKETVALAEQRFMSNSHEWQFDNAWQEMLNHATIKVMDAEKQKAESGAEHQKKAKVFEEAEKKVQQLEERYRRSIQKSRPYFDEKQLCQEQLEAQKGRIQQLEQQIQAAKSAYSTALRNLEKISEEIHEQRGDLSQAAPSGPREPGVGAELANILPTTASKASCKERFPYSSTMPDISSELDKCEIRSVGSASVATSSAVSEKDPSEEDDYSGMTLHEDEPVVTDDDLHLELLRQKVRTLAVRPVEGGDGQQQEQDVWEHELNATVDKLDHLMMLRECSRSSTLSGSGVTGGGSTVGENGATFCSLPTTPKHQQAHLHPHHQKHYHQLHPQQPSIGRGVSLSPVDSPSHDQHTIKMFKKLDPLPLANVSMYALPTYLNAATNGGTGGSSLLTPISATSPGDTMMCREPTEPGLSTKHKRKMSM, encoded by the exons ATCGAACTGGAGAATCTCAACACGGCAACGGACGATATTAACAAGCTCGAGATTGAACTGGAG GAAGCCAACTCGACGTTTCGGATACTGATGAACGAATCGACCCGCCGGTTGAAGCTGTCTTCGAAAAAGCTCGGCAGCTGCATCGAGAAAGCCCGCCCGTACTATGAGGCGCTCGAGAAGGCAAAGGTAGCCCAGCTGGAATGTCAGGCGGCGACGCTAAAGTATCAGCGAGCGAACGAGATCCATGCGGCCGCCAAGGAGACGGTTGCGTTGGCAGAACAGCGCTTCATGAGCAACTCGCACGAGTGGCAGTTTGATAATGCCTGGCAGGAAATGTTAAACCACGCTACGATTAAG GTTATGGATGCAGAGAAACAAAAGGCTGAAAGTGGTGCAGAACATCAGAAGAAGGCGAAGGTGTTTGAGGAGGCAGAAAAGAAA GTACAACAACTAGAGGAACGCTATCGAAGAAGCATACAAAAGTCGCGCCCATACTTCGACGAGAAGCAACTCTGCCAGGAACAGCTGGAAGCGCAAAAGGGTCGCATACAGCAGCTCGAACAGCAGATCCAGGCGGCCAAGAGCGCGTACAGTACAGCGCTTCGTAATCTGGAAAAGATAAGCGAAGAAATCCACGAACAGCGTGGTGATCTGAGCCAGGCCGCACCATCCGGCCCCCGAGAACCGGGTGTTGGTGCCGAGCTCGCCAACATTCTTCCCACCACAGCGAGCAAAGCGTCGTGCAAGGAACGTTTCCCGTACAGCAGCACCATGCCGGACATATCGAGCGAGCTGGACAAGTGTGAGATCCGGTCGGTGGGTAGTGCGTCGGTTGCTACCAGCTCGGCGGTAAGTGAAAAGGATCCTTCGGAGGAGGACGATTACTCGGGCATGACGCTGCACGAGGATGAACCGGTAGTGACCGATGACGATCTGCATCTGGAGCTGTTGCGACAGAAGGTACGCACGTTGGCCGTGCGACCGGTAGAGGGCGGTGATGgtcagcagcaggagcaggacGTGTGGGAACACGAGCTAAATGCCACGGTCGATAAGCTGGACCATCTGATGATGTTGCGTGAGTGTTCGCGCAGCAGCACACTGAGCGGATCGGGTGTCACCGGTGGTGGTTCGACTGTTGGTGAGAATGGTGCAACGTTCTGTAGCCTTCCCACTACGCCGAAACACCAGCAGGCGCACCTTCATCCGCACCATCAGAAACATTACCATCAGCTTCACCCGCAACAACCGTCAATTGGTCGTGGTGTGTCCCTTTCACCGGTGGATTCACCATCGCACGATCAGCACACgatcaaaatgttcaaaaagcTCGATCCCCTACCGTTGGCCAACGTTTCGATGTACGCACTTCCAACATATCTTAATGCGGCAACGAATGGTGGTACTGGGGGGAGTAGTTTGCTGACGCCTATTTCTGCCACCTCGCCGGGTGACACGATGATGTGCCGAGAGCCGACCGAACCAGGGCTGAGCACGAAGCATAAGCGAAAGATGTCCATGTAA